Proteins from a genomic interval of Chanos chanos chromosome 3, fChaCha1.1, whole genome shotgun sequence:
- the prlra gene encoding prolactin receptor a, with translation MQKDALLILLLAGIFVSVGARHSVPGKPKKTSCRSPEKETFTCWWEPGDDGGLPTTYALYYRLEGDDRVYECPDYKTAGENSCFFNKSYTSLWVNYNITVVAKNALGQAVSDPVEVDVVYIVKPNSPENVNVKVMEDDHGPFLRVSWDKPPTADTRSGWITLNYQIRVKLENEKEWEEHEVGLQKTFNVFGLHSGGVYMVQVRCKPDHGFWSEWSSTTYVTVPDYIPRGRSMWILIGTFSAFFILIIIWTAKVNQNSVKHFILPPIPGPKIKGFDKQLLKSGKSEEVLNALVIQSFPPTSDYEDLLVQYLEVYDNEERLVLDTKDIPEGCLKCKTPSDSDSGRGSCDSHTLLLEKSGEATEESGRDHHQHQKNDEASWASTESSDGKVPRAGTLKSVEVQGKAWPTVFSPQHHHDAAKVAYHSMPIPVLEQKECHLEEFRLSKPHGNHGNIKTHTEFNLNGEDCERETVAVSIPSPHLLEYVEVQRVNQENVLLVRPLHDEGYDPDQPTTPAAEDYSKVKGIISDNILLLQMDMAAPSYLGEYHQSRTEQVEQCVPQNQQTQSCKPAVHVTSIMLQEGMHLASNGYVDSAAMMGIH, from the exons ATGCAGAAAGACGCCTTGCTGATTCTATTGCTGGCGGGTATCTTTGTTTCAGTGGGAGCTC GACACAGTGTCCCTGGGAAGCCAAAAAAGACAAGCTGCCGTTCCCCAGAGAAGGAGACATTCACCTGCTGGTGGGAACCAGGAGATGATGGAGGTCTGCCAACCACCTACGCTCTCTATTATCGTTTGGAAGG AGATGACAGAGTGTATGAGTGTCCTGACTACAAAACAGCTGGAGAGAATTCCTGTTTTTTCAACAAGAGCTACACGTCTCTGTGGGTGAACTACAACATCACGGTGGTGGCCAAAAACGCCCTGGGCCAAGCTGTTTCAGACCCTGTTGAGGTGGATGTAGTCTATATAG TGAAGCCCAATTCTCCAGAAAATGTTAATGTGAAAGTGATGGAGGATGACCACGGACCTTTCCTAAGGGTGTCATGGGATAAACCTCCCACTGCAGACACCCGTTCCGGATGGATAACGCTCAACTATCAGATTAGAGTGAAACTGGAGAACGAGAAGGAGTGGGAG GAGCATGAAGTTGGACTGCAGAAGACCTTTAACGTATTTGGCCTTCACTCTGGTGGGGTATACATGGTGCAGGTCCGTTGTAAGCCGGATCATGGGTTCTGGAGCGAATGGAGCAGCACAACCTATGTGACCGTTCCAGACT ACATTCCAAGAGGGCGATCCATGTGGATTTTGATTGGTACTTTCTCAGCCTTCTTCATTCTCATCATTATCTGGACGGCGAAGGTAAACCAGAACAG cGTGAAGCATTTTATTCTGCCACCTATTCCGGGACCAAAAATAAAAGGATTTGATAAACAGCTGCTAAAG AGCGGAAAGTCTGAGGAGGTGTTGAACGCCCTAGTGATCCAGAGTTTCCCACCAACTTCTGACTATGAGGACTTGCTGGTGCAGTATCTGGAAGTGTACGATAATGAGGAGCGGTTGGTTCTGGACACCAAGGATATCCCCGAGGGCTGCTTGAAGTGCAAGACCCCATCGGATAGTGACTCAGGCCGGGGCAGCTGTGACAGCCATACACTGCTCTTGGAGAAGTCTGGAGAGGCCACTGAGGAATCGGGTCGGGATCATCACCAACACCAGAAAAACGATGAGGCCAGCTGGGCCTCCACAGAGAGCAGCGATGGAAAGGTTCCCAGAGCAGGAACTCTGAAGTCTGTTGAGGTTCAGGGCAAAGCTTGGCCCACCGTCTTCTCCCCTCAGCACCACCATGACGCAGCCAAAGTGGCCTATCACAGCATGCCCATCCCTGTCCTGGAGCAAAAAGAGTGCCATCTCGAGGAATTCCGGCTCAGCAAGCCACATGGAAACCACGGGAACATCAAGACCCACACTGAGTTCAACCTCAACGGTGaggactgtgagagagagacagtagcgGTTTCCATACCCTCACCCCACTTGTTGGAGTACGTGGAGGTGCAAAGGGTCAACCAGGAGAACGTTCTGTTGGTGAGACCCCTCCATGACGAGGGATATGACCCCGACCAGCCGACCACCCCTGCTGCTGAGGACTACAGCAAGGTCAAAGGGATAATCAGTGATAATATTCTTCTACTGCAAATGGACATGGCAGCACCCTCATACCTCGGAGAGTACCACCAGAGTCGGACTGAGCAGGTGGAGCAATGCGTTCCCCAAAACCAGCAGACTCAGTCCTGCAAACCAGCTGTCCATGTCACATCCATTATGCTTCAGGAAGGTATGCACCTGGCCAGCAATGGCTATGTGGATTCTGCGGCCATGATGGGCATTCACTAG